CCGTGCTGGTGCGCCCGTCCTACGTGCTCGGCGGGCGCGGCATGGAGATCGTGTACGACGAGCAGCACCTGTCCGACTACATCAACCGGGCGACCGAGATCACGCAGGACCACCCGGTGCTCGTGGACCGGTTCCTGGACGACGCCGTCGAGATCGACGTCGATGCGCTCTACGACGGCACCGACCTGTACCTGGGCGGCGTGATGGAGCACATCGAGGAGGCCGGCATCCACTCCGGCGACTCGGCGTGCGCCCTGCCGCCGATCACGCTGGGCGCCGCGGACATCGCCGCGGTGCGCCGCTCCACCCTCGCGCTCGCGCAGGGCATCGGGGTGCGCGGCCTGATCAACGTGCAGTACGCGATCGCCGGTGACGTGCTGTACGTCCTGGAGGCGAACCCGCGGGCCAGCCGCACCGTGCCGTTCGTGTCCAAGGCGACCTCGGTGCCGCTGGCCAAGGCCGCCGCCCGCATCGCGCTCGGCGCGAGCATCGCCGACCTGCGCGCCGAGGGGCTGCTGCCGGTGTCCGCCGACGGCGGCAACCTCCCCGACGGCGCGCCGATCGCGGTGAAGGAGGCGGTCCTGCCGTTCCACCGGTTCCGCACCGCGGGGGGAGATCAGGTCGACTCCATCCTCGGGCCGGAGATGAAGTCCACCGGCGAGGTGATGGGCTTCGACGCCACGTTCGGCACCGCGTTCGCGAAGTCGCAGGCGGCGGCGTACGGCTCGCTTCCGGTCAAGGGGACGGTGTTCGTGAGCATCGCCAACCGCGACAAGCGGGCCGCGATCTTCCCGGTCAAGCGGCTGTCCGACCTGGGCTTCCGCGTGCTGGCCACCGTGGGCACCGCGCAGGTGCTGCGCCGCAACGGCGTGAACGCCGAGATCGTCGGCAAGTTCAGCGACGGGCCGGGCAACGTGGTGGAGAAGATCCTTGCCGGCGAGGTGGATCTGGTGATCAACACCCCGCGCGGCGCGCCGGGCAACTCCGGGCCGCGGGTCGACGGGTACGAGATCCGAACAGCCGCCGTCGCCATCGGCATCCCGTGCGTCACCACCGTCCAGGGCGCGGCGGCCGCGGTGCAGGGGATCGAGGAGCAGGCCCGCGGCGAGATCGGCGTCCGCTCCCTGCAGGACCTGCACGCCCAGCTGAGAGATTGGCGGATGGAAGGGTGACCACCACGCGATGAGCGCTTGCGCGAAGAGCCGGATTGCCTGCGACGAAGTCGCGATCGGCGGCATCGTGCCACCCGAGCTTGCGAGTGGTGGCCGGTGCGGTCGATGAGCAATCCAGTTAAGGAAACAGCCGAGATCTTCTCGGTGCAGAAGGTCGGCGCGTACTACCAGTTCACCGTGGTCGCGCCGGGTATCGCGGCCGGCTTCGCGCCCGGCCACTTCGTCGCCGTCGCGGTCGGCGGCGAGAACACCTCGATGATCCTGCGCCGGGCCTTCGCGCTGCTCGGCGCCACCCCGAGCGGCCAGTTCGCCGGGACGATCCAGTTCGTCGTGGCCGAGCACGGCGCCGGCACCCGGTGGATAACGCAGCGCCGGGCCGGCGACACGCTGGACATCGTCGGCCCGTTGGGCACTCCGTTCCCGCTGCCGTCCGCGCCGTCACCGGCAGTGCTCGTCGGGGGCGGGTACGGCACCGCGCCGCTGCTGCCGCTGGCTGCCGGCCTGATCGAGGCGGGCTCGGCGGTCGAGTTCCTGCTCGGCGCCGCCACCTCGTCCCGGCTGTACGGCGAGCTGGCCGCCAAGCGGCTGGCCGGCAGCGTGACGGTCACCACCGACGACGGGTCGGCTGGAGAGAAGGGACTGGTCACCGAGGCCCTGCCCGCGGCCATCGAACGCATCGGCGCCGAGGTCGTGTACGCGTGCGGCCCGATGGGCATGCTGCGCGCGGTCGGCGACATCTCGCGGGCGCACGCCATCCGCGCGCAGGTGGCCGTCGAGGAGTCGATGGCGTGCGGGATCGGTGTGTGCATGACCTGCGTGCTGCCCGTGCGTGGTGACGACGGCCGCTCCCGCTTCGTCCGCTCCTGCGTCGACGGTCCGGTCTTCGACGCCGACCGGGTGCGCTGGGCGGACGTCGGCACGTTGCCACCGGACCTTCTCGGCGCCGACGCGATGGGACTGCACTGATGGCCGACCTGACCACCACCCTCGGCCCGCTGACGCTGCCGAACCCGGTGCTCACCGCCTCCGGCTGCGCAGCGGCCGGGCGTGAGCTGCACCAGTTCTTCGACGTTGCCCGGCTCGGCGCCGTCGTCACGAAGTCGATCATGACCCGGCCGCGATCCGGCCGCGCCACCCCGCGAATGGCCGAGACGCCGAGCGGCATGCTGAACTCCATTGGCCTGCAGGGCCCGGGCATCGACTCGTTCCTCGAGCACGACCTCGCCTGGCTGGCCGAGCACGGCGCCCGCACCGTCGTCTCGATCGCCGGCGGCCACACCGACGAGTACGTCGAGCTGGCGCGACGGCTGCGCGGCCACCCCGCGGTCTCGATGATCGAGGTCAACATCTCGTGCCCCAACGTCGAGAGTCGCGGCCAGGTGTTCGCCTGCGACGCGATCGCCTCGTCGCGGGTGATCGGCGCGGTCCGCCGCGCCGCCGACCCCGGCCAGCCGGTCTTCGCCAAGCTCTCGCCGGACGTCACCGACATCACGCTGATCGCGCGCGCCTGCGCGGACGCCGGTGCGGACGGGCTCTCGCTGATCAACACCCTGCTCGGCATGGCGATCGACACCGACACCATGCGCCCGGTTCTCGGCGGGGTGACCGGAGGCCTGTCCGGCCCGGCGATCCGGCCGGTCGCGGTGCGCTGCGTGTGGCAGGTGCGCCAGGCGCTGCCGCACCTGCCCATCCTGGGCATGGGCGGCATCCGGTCCGGGCTGGACGCGCTGCAGTTCATCCTGGCCGGCGCCTCCGCGGTATCCGTCGGCACCGCGGTCTTCGGTGACCCGCTCGCGCCGGTGCGGGTGCTCGCCGAGCTGGACGCCGAACTGGACGCGCGCGGCTTCGGCTCGCTCGCCGACGCCGTCGGGTTCGCCCACCGCGACGTGGCGGCGCTGGTATGACGAGCTTCGGCGCGCGCCTGGACGCGGCCCTGGACGCCCGCGGCTCGACCTGCGTCGGCATCGACCCGCACCCGGCGCTGCTCGCGGCCTGGGGTCTGCCCGACGGTATCGGCGGGCTGGCCCGATTCGCCGAGACGTGCGCCGCCGCGTTCGGGCCCACCGCGGCCGTCGTCAAGCCGCAGTCGGCGTTCTTCGAGGCGTACGGCGCCGCCGGCATCGCGGTGCTCGAGGACACCGTGCGCGCCTGCCGGGCGGCCGGGGCACTGGTCCTGCTCGACGCCAAGCGCGGCGACATCGGCACCACGATGGCCGCGTATGCCCGGGCCTACCTCGCCCCGGACGCCCCGCTCGCGGTCGACGCGATCACGCTCAGCCCCTACCTCGGCGTCGGTTCGCTGGAGCCGGCCTTCGAGCTGTGCGCGCAGTACGGGACCGGGGCCTTCGTGCTGGCGCTCACGTCCAACCCGGAGGGGCCGCAGGTGCAGCACGCCCGAGCCGACGGGGATCAAGTGGTGGCTCAGCTGGTCATCGAGGCACTGGCCGAACGCAACGCCGGGGCCGTCCCGCTCGGATCACTGGGCGCGGTCGTCGGGGCCACCATCGGCGCCGCACCGGTGCGGCTGGACGCGCTGAACGGCCCGTTCCTGGTCCCCGGGATCGGGGCCCAGGGCGGGACCGCCGACGACGTCCGGCGGATCTTCGGGGCGGCGCTGCGCAACGTCGTGCCCAGCGTGTCGCGCGCAGTGCTCCGGCACGGGCCGGACGTCGACACGCTGCGTACCGCGGTCGAGGCACAGAATGCGACCTTCGCATTCCTACGCGGCTGAGCCGGCAAACCTGAGATCACGGCACGGCCTGCGTCGCAAGCTCCGGTGCGGTGAGTATCGTTCACGCGGGCTGTGGCCCAAGCATCCATCTCACATCCTGGACTCCCCACAGGGAAGGATCCGCAGTGACACACACCATCGATGAGGTCAGCAGCGCGGTTTCCGCGGCGGCCCGTGACATCCTCGACAACGGCTACGCCGTCGTGAAGCTCAGCGACCTGGACGCCGGCCGGCTCCAGACCGCGATCGGCACCGCGGTCGAGTTCTTCGGTCGTCCTGACGAGGAAAAGATCAAGCACGGCAGCGACGACCACAACTACGGCTACCGCCCGTTCGGGATCGAGTACTCGATCACGCCCGAGCGGCCGGACATGAACGAATGCTTCACGCTGTGGTCGAGCCGGCTGGACCTGATCCCGAACGCCGACGACATCGGCCCGCTCACCGACTCGTTCCTGCGCTGGCGCGACTCGCTGGCCCCGCTGGTCGGCGCCATCTTGACCGAGGTCGCGCGCCGGTTCGGCGCGACGGCGCCCGCGTTCGAGAAGGCGTCCTACCTGCAGATCAACTACTGCCTGCCGACCCCGCTCGAGCGCGATCTGCTGCAGGACAAGCACGAGGACGGCCACATGGTCACCGTGCTGCACTCGAACGCGCCCGGCCTGGAGATCTACGCCGGCGGCGCGGCCGACCCGAGCGTCACGCCGATCCTGCCCGGCCCGGACGAGATCGTGATCATGCCAGGCTCGGTGCTGACCGCGCTGTCCGGCGGCGCGATCGAGCCGCTGTACCACCAGGTGCGCAACCACGGCCTGGACAACCGCCAGTCGATCATGTACTTCGTCAACCCCGAGGTCGAGCTGCCCCTGTTCGCGTGGGTCGACTCCGCCGACGGCTCGCGTGCCGACATCCGCGCGCACGTGCAGAACGCGCCGACCATGTTCGGCCTGCCGCCCGTCGAAGCGCTCTAGGAGACCGGCTCAGGCGGTGAGCTCGTCGAGTTCGGCGAGGTCCTGCAGGGTCGGCTGCCAGTTGCCGGCTGCCACGTTCGCGACGACCTGTGCAGCGGACGTGGCACCGGCGATGACGCTCGTGACGGCAGGTTGGGCAGCCAGCCCGCCGATCGCGACGTCCAGCAGGCCGACCGAGCGCGAGGCCGCGAACGCCTCGAGCCCCTCCACGACGTCGAACGTGGCGTCGGTGAGCAGCGACTCGCGTCCCCAGGCCTGGATCCGGCTGCCGTTCGGGGGCGCCTGCCCGCGCCGGTACTTGCCGGTCAGCAGGCCGGATGCCAGCGGGAAGAACGGCAACAGCCCGATGCCGTACTGCTCCAGCGCCGGCACCAGGTCGTCCTCGACGTCGCGCTGCAGCCAGTTGTACTCGTTCTGCGCGCTGATGAACCGCTCGAAGCCGCGGGTGCGCGCGACCCACTCGGCGTCGGCGACCTGCCAGCCGGCGAAGTTGGACGAGCCGACGTAGCGCACCTTGCCCTCGCGCACCAGGTCGTCCAGGGCCGAGAGCGTCTCCTCGATCGGCGTGGCCGGGTCCGGGCGGTGCAGCTGGTACAGGTCGATCCAGTCGGTGCGCAGCCGGCGCAAGGACGCCTCCACGGCACGCCGCACGTACCGCCGTGAGCCGCGCGCGCCCCAGTCCTCGCCGTTGCTGTTGCCGCGCGGGCGCACGTCGCTGCCGAACTTGGTCGCCAGCACGACGTCGTCGCGCCGGCCTTCGAGCAGCCGGCCGAGCCGCTCCTCGGACGCGCCGTAGGAGTCGGAGGTGTCGAACAGCGTGATGCCCTCGTCCAGGGCGGCATGCACGACCTCGCGGCTCTGCTCGTCGTCGAGCTTCATACCGAGGTTGTTCGTCCCCAGCCCGACGACCGAGACGACGAGGCCGGACGTGCCGAGGCGGCGCAACTCCATACCGCGCACCCTACTGACAACACTGACGAGCCCAAGGCGGGGTCAGAGCGCGCGGATGATGTCCTCCACGCGGTCCTTGGCGTCGCCGAAGAGCATCTGGGTGTTGTCCCGGAAGAACAACGGGTTCTGCACGCCGGCGTAGCCGACCGCCATCGAGCGCTTGAACACGATCACGGCGCGGGCCTCCCACACCCGCAGCACCGGCATACCGGCGATCGGGCTGCTCGGGTCCTCGGCCGCCGCCGGGTTCACCGTGTCGTTCGCGCCGATGACCAGCACCACGGAGGTGTCGGCCAGGTCGTCGTTGATCTCGTCCATCTCCAGGACGATGTCGTACGGCACCTTCGCCTCGGCGAGCAGCACGTTCATGTGGCCGGGCAGCCGGCCGGCAACAGGGTGGATACCGAACCGCACCTGCACCCCGCGCTCACGCAGCTTGCGGGTCAGTTCGGCGACCGGGTACTGCGCCTGCGCCACGGCCATCCCGTACCCGGGCGTGATCACCACCGACGTCGCTTCCTTGAGCAGTTCGGCGGCGTCCTCGGCGGTGATCTCGCGGTGCTCGCCGTAGTCGGTGTCATCGCCGCCGGACGCCTCGATGCCGAAACCGCCCGCGATCACCGAGATGAACGAGCGGTTCATCGCGGTGCACATGATGTAGGACAGGTACGCACCGGACGAGCCGACGAGCGCACCGGTCACGATCAGCAGGTTGTTGTTCAGCAGGAAGCCGGACGCCGCCGCCGCCCACCCCGAGTAGCTGTTCAGCATCGACACCACGACCGGCATGTCGCCACCGCCGATCGAGGCGACCAGGTGCCAGCCGAGCGCGAGCGCCACCGCGGTCACCGCGACCAGCAGCGCCAGGTTGGGGTGGATCACGAAGAACACGGTCAGCGCCACGAACGCGGCCAGCGCGCCCAGGTTGATCAGGTTCTTGCCGGGCAGCATCAGCGGCTTGGAGTCGATCTTCGCCGCCAACTTGAGGTACGCGACGATCGAGCCGGTGAAGGTGACCGCGCCGATGAACACGCCGATGAACAC
This genomic stretch from Jatrophihabitans cynanchi harbors:
- a CDS encoding dihydroorotate dehydrogenase electron transfer subunit, which gives rise to MSNPVKETAEIFSVQKVGAYYQFTVVAPGIAAGFAPGHFVAVAVGGENTSMILRRAFALLGATPSGQFAGTIQFVVAEHGAGTRWITQRRAGDTLDIVGPLGTPFPLPSAPSPAVLVGGGYGTAPLLPLAAGLIEAGSAVEFLLGAATSSRLYGELAAKRLAGSVTVTTDDGSAGEKGLVTEALPAAIERIGAEVVYACGPMGMLRAVGDISRAHAIRAQVAVEESMACGIGVCMTCVLPVRGDDGRSRFVRSCVDGPVFDADRVRWADVGTLPPDLLGADAMGLH
- a CDS encoding dihydroorotate dehydrogenase, encoding MADLTTTLGPLTLPNPVLTASGCAAAGRELHQFFDVARLGAVVTKSIMTRPRSGRATPRMAETPSGMLNSIGLQGPGIDSFLEHDLAWLAEHGARTVVSIAGGHTDEYVELARRLRGHPAVSMIEVNISCPNVESRGQVFACDAIASSRVIGAVRRAADPGQPVFAKLSPDVTDITLIARACADAGADGLSLINTLLGMAIDTDTMRPVLGGVTGGLSGPAIRPVAVRCVWQVRQALPHLPILGMGGIRSGLDALQFILAGASAVSVGTAVFGDPLAPVRVLAELDAELDARGFGSLADAVGFAHRDVAALV
- the pyrF gene encoding orotidine-5'-phosphate decarboxylase codes for the protein MTSFGARLDAALDARGSTCVGIDPHPALLAAWGLPDGIGGLARFAETCAAAFGPTAAVVKPQSAFFEAYGAAGIAVLEDTVRACRAAGALVLLDAKRGDIGTTMAAYARAYLAPDAPLAVDAITLSPYLGVGSLEPAFELCAQYGTGAFVLALTSNPEGPQVQHARADGDQVVAQLVIEALAERNAGAVPLGSLGAVVGATIGAAPVRLDALNGPFLVPGIGAQGGTADDVRRIFGAALRNVVPSVSRAVLRHGPDVDTLRTAVEAQNATFAFLRG
- a CDS encoding 2OG-Fe(II) oxygenase family protein, which codes for MTHTIDEVSSAVSAAARDILDNGYAVVKLSDLDAGRLQTAIGTAVEFFGRPDEEKIKHGSDDHNYGYRPFGIEYSITPERPDMNECFTLWSSRLDLIPNADDIGPLTDSFLRWRDSLAPLVGAILTEVARRFGATAPAFEKASYLQINYCLPTPLERDLLQDKHEDGHMVTVLHSNAPGLEIYAGGAADPSVTPILPGPDEIVIMPGSVLTALSGGAIEPLYHQVRNHGLDNRQSIMYFVNPEVELPLFAWVDSADGSRADIRAHVQNAPTMFGLPPVEAL
- a CDS encoding aldo/keto reductase, with product MELRRLGTSGLVVSVVGLGTNNLGMKLDDEQSREVVHAALDEGITLFDTSDSYGASEERLGRLLEGRRDDVVLATKFGSDVRPRGNSNGEDWGARGSRRYVRRAVEASLRRLRTDWIDLYQLHRPDPATPIEETLSALDDLVREGKVRYVGSSNFAGWQVADAEWVARTRGFERFISAQNEYNWLQRDVEDDLVPALEQYGIGLLPFFPLASGLLTGKYRRGQAPPNGSRIQAWGRESLLTDATFDVVEGLEAFAASRSVGLLDVAIGGLAAQPAVTSVIAGATSAAQVVANVAAGNWQPTLQDLAELDELTA
- the pntB gene encoding Re/Si-specific NAD(P)(+) transhydrogenase subunit beta — translated: MTAATAVQAAYLVAALLFILSLAGLSKHESAKGGVTFGIAGMVIALAATIGYAINGPAEWPDGLAASGIALLFVAMAIGAVLGVVKAVRVEMTGMPELIAMLHSFVGAAAVLVGWDGYYEVEAKGGHPAEFAGGLLRIHHAEVFIGVFIGAVTFTGSIVAYLKLAAKIDSKPLMLPGKNLINLGALAAFVALTVFFVIHPNLALLVAVTAVALALGWHLVASIGGGDMPVVVSMLNSYSGWAAAASGFLLNNNLLIVTGALVGSSGAYLSYIMCTAMNRSFISVIAGGFGIEASGGDDTDYGEHREITAEDAAELLKEATSVVITPGYGMAVAQAQYPVAELTRKLRERGVQVRFGIHPVAGRLPGHMNVLLAEAKVPYDIVLEMDEINDDLADTSVVLVIGANDTVNPAAAEDPSSPIAGMPVLRVWEARAVIVFKRSMAVGYAGVQNPLFFRDNTQMLFGDAKDRVEDIIRAL